The Nitrospiria bacterium genome has a window encoding:
- the purD gene encoding phosphoribosylamine--glycine ligase — MPVQRASTGACPYNGTPKISSMKILVIGSGGREHALVWKLAQSPRVEMLYCAPGNPGIGRHARCVPLPAEDLNGLLDFAISQAIDLTVVGPEGPLTMGIADCFRQAGLRIVGPSKSAAEIESSKAFSKSFMERHRIPTAHARVFREPEPAMQYAKDHRGPIVVKVDGLASGKGVIMAQDETEAIQAIDLIMRRKTFGEAGNQILLEERLEGEEASFLVFTDGKSIVPMVTSQDHKRIFDHDQGPNTGGMGAYSPAPVLSEALQEQVLREIVRPTIDGLAKEGRPFQGILYAGLMLTQNGPKVLEYNARFGDPETQVILTRLESDLVEIFEALTVGALDRIRARWSPKVSVCVVLTAKGYPATYESGRPIRGIEQAEAKNGVVVFHAGTVLRDGNLVTAGGRVLGVTASGRDFHQARELAYEAISRIRFEGMHCRMDIGLKATRDLEGLKATGGRHDHSG, encoded by the coding sequence CGGCGGTCGGGAGCATGCCCTGGTCTGGAAGTTGGCCCAGAGCCCCAGGGTGGAAATGCTCTATTGCGCACCCGGCAATCCCGGGATTGGCCGTCACGCCCGTTGTGTCCCCCTCCCCGCAGAAGACTTGAACGGCCTCCTGGATTTTGCAATAAGCCAGGCGATTGATTTAACCGTCGTGGGTCCGGAGGGACCCTTGACGATGGGGATCGCGGACTGTTTTCGCCAAGCCGGACTCCGGATCGTCGGGCCGTCCAAGTCCGCGGCGGAGATCGAATCCAGCAAGGCCTTCTCTAAATCGTTCATGGAACGCCATCGGATTCCCACCGCTCATGCCCGGGTTTTTCGCGAACCGGAACCGGCGATGCAGTATGCCAAAGATCACAGGGGTCCTATCGTGGTTAAGGTGGACGGGCTGGCGTCCGGCAAAGGGGTCATCATGGCGCAGGATGAGACCGAGGCGATTCAGGCGATCGACCTGATCATGCGGCGGAAAACATTCGGTGAAGCCGGAAATCAGATTTTGTTGGAGGAGCGCTTGGAAGGCGAAGAGGCCTCTTTCCTGGTCTTCACCGATGGAAAGTCGATCGTCCCGATGGTAACGTCGCAGGATCATAAACGCATTTTTGATCACGATCAGGGTCCCAACACGGGCGGCATGGGCGCCTATTCACCCGCGCCCGTTCTTTCGGAAGCTCTGCAGGAACAAGTCCTTCGGGAAATCGTCCGACCCACTATCGACGGGTTGGCCAAAGAGGGACGGCCGTTTCAAGGGATACTGTATGCGGGTCTGATGCTGACCCAAAACGGCCCGAAGGTTTTGGAGTACAACGCTCGTTTCGGAGATCCCGAGACCCAAGTGATCTTAACCCGACTTGAAAGCGATCTGGTGGAAATTTTTGAGGCCTTGACGGTCGGAGCCTTGGATCGCATCCGCGCCCGTTGGAGTCCGAAGGTTTCGGTCTGCGTCGTTCTCACTGCAAAAGGATATCCGGCGACCTATGAATCCGGTCGACCGATCCGGGGGATCGAACAGGCCGAGGCCAAGAACGGTGTGGTGGTATTCCATGCCGGCACGGTACTTCGTGATGGAAACTTGGTGACGGCCGGAGGACGCGTCTTGGGTGTAACGGCCAGCGGGCGCGATTTTCATCAAGCCCGGGAGCTCGCCTACGAGGCGATCAGCCGGATCCGGTTTGAAGGCATGCATTGCCGGATGGACATCGGTCTCAAGGCTACCCGGGATCTCGAAGGGCTCAAGGCGACAGGAGGCCGACATGACCATTCCGGATAG
- a CDS encoding glycosyltransferase family 2 protein, whose translation MTIPDRPLLSVVVPVYNEEAVLQEFYKRLHAVLTELRGLSGTEIIFVDDGSQDGTAKILSELMQGDKSVKVLQFSRNFGHEIALTAGLDHAKGDAVVVIDADLQDPPETIPRLLDKWRDGYEVVYGVRESRETDTWFKRTTARLFYALMQKIGNLDLPVDAGDFRLLDRKVVDVFRSLGERHRFVRGLTLWVGFRQTGVLFPRSKRFAGSTKYPFGKMLKLAWDGVTSFSFAPLRVAIYLGLIVSVVSFLFGLFVIFGRLFFNQTELLGFPIHGWGSLMVAVLFLAGVQLIVLGMMGEYLGRTYEEVKRRPLYILREKMGFDD comes from the coding sequence ATGACCATTCCGGATAGACCCCTCCTGAGCGTGGTGGTTCCGGTTTACAATGAAGAGGCGGTTCTTCAGGAATTCTACAAGCGGCTTCACGCGGTCCTTACAGAACTGCGCGGTTTATCGGGCACGGAGATCATTTTTGTGGATGATGGAAGCCAAGACGGCACCGCAAAGATTCTGTCGGAACTGATGCAGGGGGATAAATCCGTCAAGGTGCTGCAGTTCTCCAGAAATTTCGGTCACGAGATCGCCTTGACGGCGGGATTGGATCACGCGAAGGGGGATGCGGTTGTGGTGATCGACGCGGATCTTCAGGATCCGCCCGAGACGATCCCTCGGTTGCTGGACAAATGGCGCGACGGATATGAGGTGGTTTATGGCGTTCGCGAAAGTCGAGAAACGGACACCTGGTTTAAGCGGACCACGGCCCGTCTGTTTTACGCCCTCATGCAAAAGATCGGGAATCTTGATCTTCCGGTCGATGCCGGCGACTTCCGTCTGCTGGACCGAAAAGTCGTGGACGTGTTTCGGTCGCTTGGGGAACGTCACCGCTTTGTCCGCGGGCTGACGCTCTGGGTAGGCTTTCGCCAGACGGGGGTTCTTTTTCCACGAAGTAAACGGTTTGCCGGAAGCACAAAATACCCCTTCGGCAAGATGCTCAAGCTGGCCTGGGATGGGGTGACCTCTTTTTCGTTTGCTCCATTGCGCGTGGCGATCTATCTCGGGCTGATCGTGTCGGTCGTGAGTTTTCTTTTCGGGCTGTTTGTGATTTTCGGGCGTCTTTTCTTCAATCAGACCGAGCTCCTGGGATTTCCCATTCACGGGTGGGGCTCACTCATGGTGGCGGTCCTTTTCTTGGCCGGTGTCCAGCTGATTGTTCTGGGAATGATGGGGGAGTATCTGGGACGAACTTACGAAGAAGTCAAACGCCGTCCGCTTTATATTCTGCGAGAGAAGATGGGGTTTGATGATTAA
- a CDS encoding phosphatase PAP2 family protein: protein MINPISDCADRLQMTRKGLTWTLILIGLFPLIILEDGLIYRVFKGLRDPVLLRFMHFLTGLGVGWVQALIAAVLLGIGSLRENLKLKKAAVSSLIALAVSGLAVQTIKHLIGRPRPRLADQGIVDWGPSFQSGHDSLPSGHALSSFAMAAVLSAFYPAGQWAWYSLAVLVAFTRIYIGAHFASDVFVGAVLGVLIGMWASRLKLEYFKS, encoded by the coding sequence ATGATTAATCCGATCTCGGATTGTGCCGATCGTTTGCAGATGACCCGAAAGGGTTTGACCTGGACGCTCATCCTTATAGGGCTTTTTCCGTTAATCATTCTTGAAGACGGCCTGATCTACCGTGTCTTTAAAGGTCTGCGGGATCCCGTCTTGCTCAGGTTCATGCATTTCCTGACCGGGCTGGGAGTCGGGTGGGTCCAGGCGCTTATTGCGGCCGTTCTCCTCGGAATCGGCTCCCTGCGAGAAAACCTTAAATTGAAGAAGGCCGCCGTGTCGAGCCTGATTGCCCTGGCGGTTTCCGGTCTTGCGGTTCAGACGATCAAGCACCTGATCGGACGGCCACGGCCCAGACTGGCGGATCAGGGGATCGTCGATTGGGGTCCTTCTTTTCAAAGCGGCCATGACTCTCTTCCATCCGGACACGCCCTGTCATCCTTTGCCATGGCGGCGGTTCTGTCCGCCTTCTACCCGGCCGGCCAATGGGCCTGGTATTCTCTCGCTGTCCTCGTGGCCTTTACACGGATTTATATCGGCGCCCATTTCGCCTCGGACGTCTTCGTCGGGGCCGTTTTGGGCGTGTTGATCGGGATGTGGGCTTCGCGGCTTAAGTTGGAGTACTTTAAATCATGA